From Virgibacillus ihumii, the proteins below share one genomic window:
- a CDS encoding thioredoxin family protein produces the protein MKHIDTEAQFNEIIQSDKPVIVKFFADWCPDCKRMDMFIDGVMDEFNNHGWYEVNSDEIDGLAQKYEVMGIPSILLFQNGEKIAHQHSADTKSPESVSEFLHQQLA, from the coding sequence TTGAAACATATAGATACTGAAGCACAATTCAATGAAATTATTCAGTCGGATAAACCGGTTATTGTAAAGTTTTTTGCTGATTGGTGCCCGGATTGCAAGCGGATGGATATGTTTATTGACGGTGTGATGGATGAATTTAATAATCATGGATGGTATGAGGTCAACAGTGATGAAATTGACGGTCTTGCTCAAAAATATGAAGTTATGGGTATTCCGAGCATTCTGTTGTTTCAAAACGGTGAAAAAATCGCCCATCAGCACAGTGCGGACACAAAATCACCAGAATCTGTAAGTGAGTTCCTGCATCAGCAATTGGCATAG
- a CDS encoding class I SAM-dependent methyltransferase, with protein MDNLFSQFAQPRGTAGRVAGWLMAKENRAINKWTIEFLHIQHGEHVLEIGFGSGKAMKYILEQKDDLILTGLDPSGVMVHQALRRLNKHLTNEQVRLVEGYAQDLPVFSKKLDKVLVINNVTFWENPVNTLGEIRSQMNKGGRIALTIKPHEKGATDETSNLIGGQLSALLANAGFGDVEFFIKLTNPCNTVCALGTK; from the coding sequence ATGGATAATTTATTTTCACAGTTTGCACAGCCACGTGGTACTGCTGGACGGGTTGCCGGCTGGTTGATGGCAAAGGAAAACAGAGCAATTAATAAATGGACGATTGAATTTCTGCATATTCAGCACGGGGAGCATGTACTGGAAATCGGTTTTGGTTCCGGAAAGGCAATGAAATACATTCTGGAACAGAAGGATGATTTAATACTTACTGGGCTGGATCCGTCCGGAGTGATGGTGCATCAAGCTTTGCGCAGGTTAAACAAGCATTTGACCAATGAACAAGTTCGGCTCGTTGAAGGCTATGCACAAGATTTACCTGTATTTTCGAAAAAATTGGACAAAGTGCTTGTCATCAACAATGTTACGTTTTGGGAAAATCCGGTAAATACCCTTGGAGAAATCCGGAGCCAAATGAATAAAGGCGGCAGAATAGCCCTGACCATTAAACCACATGAAAAAGGCGCAACCGATGAAACGAGTAATTTAATCGGCGGGCAGCTTTCAGCGTTATTGGCAAACGCCGGGTTTGGAGATGTTGAATTTTTTATTAAACTAACAAATCCGTGTAACACAGTATGTGCGCTCGGAACGAAATAA
- a CDS encoding heavy metal translocating P-type ATPase: protein MPSKQQTYRLEGISCANCAKTFESNVRNIDGVNHAEVNFAASKINIAGRVSIPEIEKAGSFENIKVVREHQKTSKKPLWIRYNRVLLASLFIMLGIISEVVFDNAAFISTLLYGIAALAGGTTLFKAGLINLTRLQFDMKTLMTIAVTGAVIIGEWREAAIVVVLFAISEALESYSMDKARASIRSLIDISPKQALIRRQSGDEQRIAVEDIKIGDVMIIKPGDRIAMDGNIASGFSSINQASITGESIPVEKTLNDEVFAGTINQDGYLEIEVTKKAEDTTIAKIIHLVEEAQDERAPSQAFVDRFAAYYTPAIIAIAMLVAVVPPLFGGAWGTWIYQGLAVLVVGCPCALVISTPVAIVTAIGNAARNGVLIKGGVHLEQIGGLRGIAFDKTGTLTYGTPAVTDVFFYTDDHEKALDYLLTLESKSNHPLAKAIIDYMDSKKASVLPMDHFTTIHGKGIEGKVNGEMVYAGSPAMFPGVQSDQIKTYQEAGKTVILCGTDEELLMAAALRDKPRKESKHVIKMLHKLGINHTCMLTGDHAKTAVALQKELNLTNVKAELLPEDKLEFIKKFERKNGSIAMIGDGINDTPALAASSVGIAMGSAGTDSALETADVALMGDDLEKLPFTVKLSRRALSIIKQNIAFALGIKVLALLLVIPGWLTLWIAIFADMGATLLVTLNALRLLKIR from the coding sequence ATGCCCTCTAAACAGCAGACTTACAGGCTTGAAGGAATCTCATGTGCCAATTGTGCCAAAACATTTGAAAGCAATGTCAGAAACATTGACGGTGTCAACCATGCAGAAGTTAATTTTGCTGCGTCCAAAATCAATATTGCTGGAAGGGTGTCCATTCCGGAGATTGAGAAAGCCGGATCTTTTGAAAATATAAAAGTAGTCCGAGAACATCAGAAAACATCCAAAAAACCCCTTTGGATTCGTTATAACCGTGTACTGCTGGCATCACTATTCATTATGCTGGGGATTATTTCGGAAGTCGTTTTTGACAATGCAGCATTTATCTCAACACTTTTGTATGGAATTGCAGCGCTTGCAGGCGGTACCACTCTTTTTAAAGCCGGTTTAATTAATCTGACCAGGCTTCAATTTGATATGAAAACGCTCATGACCATTGCTGTGACCGGGGCAGTGATTATTGGCGAATGGCGTGAAGCAGCCATAGTTGTGGTCTTATTTGCCATCAGTGAAGCACTGGAATCGTATTCAATGGATAAAGCACGTGCTTCCATCCGTTCGCTGATTGATATTTCACCAAAACAGGCTTTAATCCGGCGGCAAAGTGGAGACGAACAAAGAATTGCTGTCGAGGATATCAAAATTGGTGACGTGATGATTATCAAGCCCGGCGACCGAATCGCAATGGATGGAAACATTGCAAGCGGGTTCTCATCCATTAATCAGGCATCCATTACCGGAGAATCAATTCCGGTTGAAAAGACGCTGAATGACGAGGTCTTTGCAGGTACCATCAATCAGGACGGCTACCTGGAAATTGAGGTTACGAAAAAAGCAGAGGATACGACGATTGCGAAAATCATTCATCTTGTTGAGGAGGCGCAGGATGAACGGGCACCATCACAGGCTTTTGTCGATCGATTCGCTGCTTATTACACACCGGCAATCATTGCAATCGCTATGTTGGTGGCTGTTGTTCCACCTCTTTTCGGAGGAGCATGGGGAACATGGATTTATCAGGGGCTTGCGGTTTTAGTTGTTGGCTGTCCGTGTGCTTTGGTCATTTCAACGCCGGTCGCAATCGTAACAGCCATCGGAAACGCCGCCCGCAATGGTGTTTTAATCAAAGGCGGAGTCCACCTTGAACAGATTGGCGGACTGCGTGGCATTGCTTTTGACAAAACCGGAACTTTGACGTACGGAACGCCGGCTGTTACTGACGTATTTTTTTACACCGATGATCATGAAAAGGCATTGGATTATCTCCTTACATTGGAATCAAAATCAAACCATCCGTTGGCCAAAGCTATAATTGATTACATGGACAGTAAGAAAGCCAGTGTGCTGCCAATGGATCATTTCACAACCATACATGGGAAAGGAATCGAAGGCAAAGTTAACGGAGAAATGGTGTATGCCGGTTCTCCAGCAATGTTTCCCGGTGTTCAATCTGACCAAATAAAAACATATCAGGAAGCCGGTAAAACAGTTATATTGTGCGGAACAGACGAGGAGCTGTTGATGGCAGCGGCACTGCGTGATAAGCCCCGAAAAGAAAGCAAGCATGTTATCAAAATGCTGCACAAACTTGGAATCAATCACACCTGCATGCTGACGGGAGACCACGCCAAAACGGCCGTTGCACTGCAAAAAGAGCTCAACTTAACGAATGTTAAAGCTGAGCTCTTACCAGAAGACAAACTGGAGTTCATTAAAAAATTTGAGCGTAAAAATGGTTCGATAGCGATGATCGGCGATGGCATAAACGACACACCGGCACTGGCAGCATCATCCGTTGGAATCGCTATGGGGTCAGCGGGAACTGACAGTGCGCTGGAAACCGCTGATGTTGCCTTAATGGGAGATGACCTGGAGAAACTACCCTTTACTGTTAAATTAAGCCGGCGGGCACTATCCATCATAAAACAAAACATCGCATTCGCGCTTGGTATCAAAGTATTGGCACTGCTGCTTGTCATCCCGGGCTGGCTGACGCTCTGGATTGCCATATTTGCCGACATGGGCGCTACTTTACTTGTTACGTTAAATGCATTACGATTGCTGAAAATAAGATGA
- a CDS encoding DUF368 domain-containing protein, which yields MEWKNIYRGLLMGTSDVIPGVSGGTIAVLLGIYERLIAAINGLTSKDWKKQLGFLIPLGIGVGTAILLLSHVISWLFEHYPGPTKFFFLGLIIGVLPYLFHKSDAKNTFNAKHIVILLVGAVVVGSLMIFQTSEGASIENITTSTYILLFFSGMIASSAMILPGISGSFMLYVIGVYTTVIGAVENMQLDIIAVTGTGIVIGLVVMTKIINYFLNQYYTGTFALIIGMVIGSVFVVFPGWPGDMAGMILSVVTFGLGLAAAYLLGKVEYE from the coding sequence ATGGAATGGAAGAATATCTATCGTGGATTGCTTATGGGGACAAGCGACGTCATTCCGGGGGTGAGTGGGGGAACGATTGCTGTTCTGCTCGGAATCTATGAACGATTAATCGCAGCAATTAACGGACTGACGAGTAAGGATTGGAAAAAACAGCTGGGGTTTCTGATTCCGCTTGGGATTGGTGTTGGTACTGCAATTCTGTTGTTGAGCCATGTAATAAGCTGGCTGTTTGAACATTATCCTGGACCGACAAAATTTTTCTTTCTCGGCCTGATTATCGGGGTATTGCCTTATTTGTTTCATAAGTCAGATGCGAAAAATACATTTAATGCAAAACACATTGTTATATTGCTGGTTGGAGCTGTAGTAGTTGGTTCGTTGATGATTTTTCAGACAAGTGAAGGAGCTTCCATCGAGAACATCACAACATCAACCTACATATTGCTGTTTTTCTCCGGGATGATTGCCAGCAGTGCGATGATTCTCCCGGGGATAAGCGGATCGTTTATGCTGTATGTGATTGGTGTGTATACAACCGTAATTGGCGCGGTTGAAAATATGCAACTGGATATTATTGCGGTGACTGGAACAGGAATTGTGATTGGGCTTGTAGTCATGACGAAAATCATTAATTATTTTCTGAATCAATATTATACCGGCACTTTCGCCTTGATTATCGGCATGGTTATTGGTTCTGTTTTCGTCGTGTTTCCCGGCTGGCCGGGGGATATGGCCGGAATGATTCTTAGTGTGGTTACGTTCGGACTTGGGCTCGCAGCTGCGTATCTGCTCGGAAAAGTCGAGTATGAATAA